Sequence from the Bacillus thuringiensis genome:
TGTATGTCTGTTTTAAATCAATTTCCTGCTCCGTAATTATTTTAACCTTATTAGTAATATTTCCACTGTTTATATCATAAGGACTAATATTCTTAATTTTAATGCCTTCAATTTCAATTTTCCGTTCCTTAATATGAAACGGCACATTAGTCGTTACAGTAATTTCATTGAAACTATCAATAGTTGCTTTTTGAATTGAGAGATCCGAAGAAGGCTTAGAATTATATACTTTATCGTCACCAGAAAGAATCCATACTTCAGCACGACCGTCCTTTATATTTTCAATCCAACGATCGCCACCATCTTTTTCCCACTCATTCGTACGAATGATAAATCCTACACGGTCATATTCATCATTTATATTAATCTTAGCGTACTTTCCAAATTCATCTTCACCAGTAAATTCATATGATTTACCATTCGCATTTTCTCCCCATAACCAAAGGTTCCAATCCTTTGTATTTCCAGACTGTTCTTTGTAATGAATGGTAACTTCAGTTGTTTTCGAAGTTGAAACTGCCTTTACACTTTGAAAAGAGAAAACTGAGGAAAACATAACGATTATAGTAAGTAATAAAACTGATTTGTTAATTAATCTTTTTATCATTTGCACCACATACACCCTTTCTTTAAATAGTACGTACAATTTATTATGCTCGTACTAAATTACACTACTTAAATTAATCTAGAACTCTCTTTTACTGCACCCCCATATTGGCTATTTTCACATATGTATTTCAATGATCTTTTAATACGAAAACGTTTGCATTAATGTTTAAAAAAATAGATTTATTTATGTCTGCATATATTTGTAAATACTAAAAGATCAGGGAAATCATTTTAAAGCAATCGTTTGTTATCGCTTTCATTTTATAGTAATTTCTATTAAGAGGTCAATATATTATTAATTTTCTGTTTTTGTAGATTTTAAACCTTTTATATTTGTCGCAACTTATTGAAGATACCTAGCCTAATTATTGCTTAGTAAGTTTATTTTTACTAATGTATAGTTACGTAAAAAACAGCTAATATCCTTAAAAGGACGTTAGCTGTTTTTTATAATGTATTAATATATGAATGATAACCATGTTTCTAACTTACTTAATTTTTGCTGCATCAAATGCTTTTTGAACTGCTTGAACTTCAGCTGTATTCGCACCATATTTATTAGTTGCCACTCGAATACATGCTGATCTCAATTCTTTAAAATTAGAAGTCATGTTTAACTCATCTGTATTTGCGTAATAGAAGATATCAAACATTTTATCTTCACCAATTCCTTTAACAGTTACACCGTTATGAGTTCCGCCTTTTGCAATGAGATACGCAACTTTATTAATAATGCTTGAATTAAAATGAACGCCACCTTGATCCCATCCATTAAAATCGTTAAATTCACTGTAATCATCTGGATAAGGTACTCCAAGTGAAGATGGAACAGAAGCCGGGTTTTCCATATCACGGAAGACAGATCCAGTTTGTTCTCCCATCGTCCAGTTAAAGCTTCCATTATTTACGTATTTCTCAATAGATGTTCCCATAATATCAGATAGCGCCTCATTAATCGCACCAGATTCACCGTAATATTCAAGATTAGATTCACTAGAAGTAACAGCATGTGTAAATTCATGGCCAGCTACATCATATGCTTTGACGATTGGATCTCCATATACAAGCATACTACCATTATTCGCACTTAACGCATTCTGCCAATTTTTCGGATCATTTGTATCTCCAGAATCCCAAGCATGTACAACTGAAACTACCTTTTGCCCCTTGTTATCAAAACTATTACGCTTATATTTCTCTTTATAAAAATCAAATACTTTTGTTGCTAAGTAATGAGCACTTACTGCTTTTGGATCGTTAAATGCTGTCGAAGTACTAGTTGCTAATGTACCAGGATAATAGCTTTCTTCTTTAGTAATATCTCTGTAATTCACATCATATGTTTCAATTCCTTGCCCTCTTGTATAATCAGCAAGAGCATATTTGCCATTACTTTGTTTAGAAATACCAAATGAACGAGAGATCCCTAAATCATCTTTTCCAGTGCCCGTTAATGATGTAAGACTGCTTTTTTTATTTTTCTTTAAAGCTCCAACTAATTTTTCACTAGCTTTCAAGTTAGATTCTTGCACCATATTTTTTAACATATCACCATTTTGTGCATTTACTAAATAAGTTCCGGAAACATAGTTTGGTGTTGCAGCTTCAAATGTAACCTGGTATGCATTGCTAGCTTGTCCATTATTTTCATCAACAAAAATAACTTCCTTAACTTCTGGCCCAGAAATAAAATTGATATCGTTCCCGTACTTCGTATAAATATATTGTTTCGCTTCATCTTTTGATAGATTGATAGGTTTTTTCAATTCGTCTTGTTTTAAATTTTGCGCGCTATCACCTGAAACACTTTTAATAACACCGTTATTATCTACGTGTGCAGTTAATTGATGGCCATATACTTCTTTTCCTTCATATGTTTGCTGTATACGTACAAGCGTAGTCCCATCATATGAATCACGTTTTTGAAGAACTTTATAATCTACTCCAGTTTCTCCATTGACTTGCTTTGAAGAAAGGGCTTGTTCTGTTTTCTCCTTAAGAGCATCTTTTACTACATTCTCTGGTGCCTTTTGTGACGGTTGTGTAAGTTCACCTGAACGGAATGATTCCTCCTGAATTTGAACTTGTAGTTGATCTGTTTCCTCTGCATGCCCTACCCCATATGGTGCTACTGCTGTTAAAGCTAAACCTGTTGTTAATGCTACCTTAGTTAATGTCTTTTTGTTTTTCATTTTTTCACCTCGTATAATTTTGAAATAGAAAGCTTGTACAAAGTATACTGCCTGTCTCTGTCGAAAAAAAGGGAAAATACACAATTTATGTAACATTATGCAAAATTACATAATGTAAGGGCGATAATACAAATAAAGAACAACTTATATATGTACATGAGTTTCAATAAAAAAAAGAGCACTTTAAGGTGCTCTTCAAATACGATTATAAATTATGCATTGTGTCATTTATTAGTATATGCTCGTCTCATTTAATTGTTTATTTAATGATTTCTCTACCCAATAACCTTTTAAAAATGCATCATCTAGTACACTGGTATCCTCCGTTACTATTTGATTAGCAAATAAAAAATATAGTTAAGATAATGCTAGAAAGAAACATACTACTTATTTGAAATAATATTTATTGGTACTTTGTTAATTAGCACAAATAAATCAACCTTTAACTTTCCTTCTAGATCTTCCGCTACATTATTTAAGCAAAACTCTAAATTATCTCTATCATAATCTGCAGCATATTCACTATTTAGTAGCCACTCTGCATATATGTATTGATATGCAGCACTTAATTTATGAGAACTGGTATAGAGCGTATAGACCTCCATCTACACTTTTAAATTGCACATCCTGATGTTGTACTTTTTTAAAGTCTTCAGGTATGGTAACGCAAGCATCATGTCGGCACATATGACTTGCAACAATATCAGGATTATCTAATGAAATTCCGATAAATGATTGCTCTGGTGGATAAAGTTTATTTTCAATTGACCAGTTCAACAACTTTCCCCAGTGATCTTGTGGTTCAAAATAACTACCAGTTCATCTTATATATGCCACTTCTAATGGTGGTAATTTTTTTATAGTCACTTTCATATATATCAGCCCCTTTATAACTATCTACTCCATTCATAACATGTCTTATCAATTTATCATGAAATAAATGTAAAAAATGCCTCCATTCACTCATTTTTCATGCGTATGTATGTACATTTGTTAATTTATTCGATATATTATGTGTATTGAATGATTATGAAAAGTTTATAGGTCGCTAAAAAAACTTATATTTTTATATCCTTGAAAACTACAAAATGTATGTAAATCCATTTGTCAAATGAATTTAGTGCGGAAGGAGGTTTGTGGTTACTTCATCGGGATATAATAATCAGTTTTAAACTGATAAAAATATAGGAGGCGACATAATGTTTCGTACGATTTCAAATTTCATGAGAGTAGCTGAGATAAGAAACAAAATTCTTTTTACACTAGCGATGCTAATTGTTTTTCGAATTGGCACGTTTATTCCAGTTCCTCATACTAACGCAGAGGTATTAAAAGTACAAGATCAAGCTAACGTTTTAGGTATGCTAAACGTCTTTGGCGGAGGAGCACTGCAGCATTTCTCAATCTTTGCTGTAGGTATCACACCATATATTACAGCTTCCATCATAGTGCAATTACTACAAATGGACGTTGTACCTAAATTTTCGGAATGGGCAAAGCAAGGAGAAATGGGCCGTAAGAAATCAGCTCAATTCACTCGATACTTTACAATCATTCTCGCATTCATACAATCCATTGGGATGTCTTATGGTTTTAATAATATAGCAGGTGGACAATTAATTACAGATCAAAGCTGGACTA
This genomic interval carries:
- a CDS encoding M4 family metallopeptidase — its product is MKNKKTLTKVALTTGLALTAVAPYGVGHAEETDQLQVQIQEESFRSGELTQPSQKAPENVVKDALKEKTEQALSSKQVNGETGVDYKVLQKRDSYDGTTLVRIQQTYEGKEVYGHQLTAHVDNNGVIKSVSGDSAQNLKQDELKKPINLSKDEAKQYIYTKYGNDINFISGPEVKEVIFVDENNGQASNAYQVTFEAATPNYVSGTYLVNAQNGDMLKNMVQESNLKASEKLVGALKKNKKSSLTSLTGTGKDDLGISRSFGISKQSNGKYALADYTRGQGIETYDVNYRDITKEESYYPGTLATSTSTAFNDPKAVSAHYLATKVFDFYKEKYKRNSFDNKGQKVVSVVHAWDSGDTNDPKNWQNALSANNGSMLVYGDPIVKAYDVAGHEFTHAVTSSESNLEYYGESGAINEALSDIMGTSIEKYVNNGSFNWTMGEQTGSVFRDMENPASVPSSLGVPYPDDYSEFNDFNGWDQGGVHFNSSIINKVAYLIAKGGTHNGVTVKGIGEDKMFDIFYYANTDELNMTSNFKELRSACIRVATNKYGANTAEVQAVQKAFDAAKIK